The Micropterus dolomieu isolate WLL.071019.BEF.003 ecotype Adirondacks linkage group LG20, ASM2129224v1, whole genome shotgun sequence genome has a segment encoding these proteins:
- the chrnb4 gene encoding LOW QUALITY PROTEIN: neuronal acetylcholine receptor subunit beta-4 (The sequence of the model RefSeq protein was modified relative to this genomic sequence to represent the inferred CDS: inserted 1 base in 1 codon): MSERKSAEHRSVEASSLATPXGSDGAEKMTRAVSILAYFFSLIHCSSCADSEERLMNYLLGKNRYNPLIRPAVNRTERVTVKLQVSLAQLISVNEREQIMTTNVWLTQHWVDYRLSWDPAKYEGIDKLRIPSRHIWLPDIVLYNNADGTYEVTVFTNAIVLFNGSINWLPPAIYKSACKIEVKHFPFDLQNCTLKFRSWTYDHTEIDLILKSEVASMDDFTPSGEWDILALPGRRTVNPLDPTYVDLTYDFIIKRKPLFYTINLIIPCVLITSLAILVFYLPSDCGEKMTLCISVLLALTVFLLLISKIVPPTSLDVPLIGKYLMFTMVLVTFSIITSVCVLNVHHRSPSTHTMPSWVKLIFLVKLPALLFMRRPHNNSSSQRLRQQRCLRARRAILDLGYPVASKTGITMSSSALLSSDSAFSTPGHKNVAPSLGHSNRKADLRSSDYLPTGFTSIQDLQQRSNSDWAADVQEAVNGVRFVAEHMMGDDDDQSVIEDWKYVAMVVDRMFLWIFIIVCVVGTLGLFLQPLFQTQITPNQQPSSETPRI, encoded by the exons GTAGCAGCTGTGCTGACTCCGAGGAGCGTCTCATGAACTATTTGCTGGGAAAGAATCGCTACAATCCGCTCATCCGCCCGGCTGTCAACAGGACAGAGAGAGTCACAGTGAAGCTGCAAGTGTCTCTTGCTCAGCTCATCAGCGTG AATGAAAGAGAACAGATCATGACCACAAACGTCTGGCTCACTCAG caCTGGGTGGATTACAGGTTATCATGGGACCCTGCGAAGTATGAAGGTATCGACAAGCTGCGTATTCCCTCCAGACACATCTGGCTCCCAGATATTGTCCTGTACAACAA CGCTGATGGTACCTATGAGGTAACAGTCTTCACCAATGCCATTGTTCTTTTCAATGGCAGCATCAACTGGCTTCCTCCAGCCATCTACAAAAGCGCCTGTAAGATAGAGGTCAAGCATTTTCCCTTTGACCTGCAGAACTGCACCCTCAAGTTCCGCTCTTGGACATATGACCACACAGAGATCGACCTGATCTTGAAGTCCGAGGTGGCTAGTATGGATGATTTTACTCCCAGTGGGGAGTGGGATATATTGGCGCTGCCAGGCAGACGGACTGTCAACCCTCTGGATCCAACCTATGTGGACCTCACGTATGACTTCATCATCAAGAGGAAGCCCCTTTTCTACACCATCAACCTCATCATTCCCTGTGTGTTGATCACCTCTCTGGCCATTCTGGTCTTCTACTTACCTTCAGACTGCGGGGAGAAGATGACCCTCTGCATCTCCGTCCTCTTGGCTCTCACTGTGTTCTTGCTTTTAATCTCAAAGATTGTTCCTCCTACCTCACTGGATGTGCCCCTGATCGGCAAGTACCTGATGTTCACCATGGTGCTAGTGACCTTCTCCATCATCACCAGTGTGTGCGTGCTCAATGTGCACCACCGCTCTCCCAGCACCCACACCATGCCTTCGTGGGTCAAGCTGATATTTCTTGTCAAACTGCCAGCCTTACTCTTCATGAGACGCCCTCACAATAACTCTTCAAGCCAGAGACTTCGCCAGCAGCGGTGCCTTCGGGCGAGGAGAGCCATTTTGGACTTGGGTTACCCAGTTGCATCCAAAACAGGTATCACCATGTCGTCTTCTGCCCTGCTGTCTTCTGACTCTGCCTTCTCCACCCCAGGGCACAAAAATGTAGCTCCTTCACTGGGCCACTCCAACAGGAAAGCAGATTTGCGCTCCAGTGATTACCTTCCCACTGGTTTCACTTCTATCCAGGACCTCCAGCAGAGAAGCAACTCAGATTGGGCTGCTGATGTCCAGGAGGCGGTGAATGGGGTGCGCTTTGTGGCAGAGCACATGATGGGAGATGATGATGATCAAAGT GTGATAGAGGACTGGAAGTATGTGGCTATGGTGGTGGATCGTATGTTCCTGTGGATCTTTATCATAGTATGTGTGGTGGGCACCCTGGGCTTATTTCTTCAGCCTCTTTTCCAGACTCAGATTACTCCCAACCAACAGCCCAGCTCAGAAACTCCTCGCATATGA